One segment of Streptomyces bathyalis DNA contains the following:
- a CDS encoding helix-turn-helix domain-containing protein yields MGGTNGKQTGKRNDDRPSIWVGYGKLLKLFRENARLTQEELAERISYSHESVASVEQGRRPAKAPFTAAAERVLEAGGALHVLQEEVDFAKLPAFFRDFVLIEMEAVSRSSYDPQLVPGLLQTEDYARTVFEGRCPPLEDEVVEQHVDARLNRQRLLTKRPAVNFSFVIEEAALRNPLGTPESMRHQIDHLLTQGRLRNVEIQVMPLGRGFHPGLNGPMVLIETGEHQHFGYFESQGIGHVVSDRAHVSTFSLRYGKLRSMALNIRESTAFIEQLAGEL; encoded by the coding sequence ATGGGCGGCACGAACGGCAAGCAGACCGGCAAGAGGAACGACGACCGGCCCTCCATCTGGGTCGGCTACGGAAAGCTGCTGAAGCTCTTCCGCGAGAACGCCCGGCTGACACAGGAGGAGTTGGCCGAACGGATCAGTTACTCGCACGAGTCGGTCGCATCGGTCGAGCAGGGCCGCCGTCCGGCGAAAGCGCCCTTCACCGCTGCGGCTGAGCGGGTGCTGGAGGCGGGCGGTGCGCTGCACGTCCTCCAGGAGGAGGTGGATTTCGCCAAACTCCCGGCGTTCTTCCGGGACTTCGTCCTGATCGAGATGGAGGCGGTGAGCCGCAGCTCGTACGACCCGCAACTCGTTCCGGGGCTACTGCAGACCGAGGACTACGCACGTACCGTGTTCGAGGGCAGATGCCCTCCCCTTGAGGACGAGGTCGTCGAACAGCACGTCGACGCCCGGCTGAACAGGCAGCGGCTCCTAACGAAGCGCCCGGCCGTCAACTTCTCCTTCGTCATCGAGGAGGCGGCGCTGCGCAATCCACTCGGGACTCCGGAAAGCATGCGGCATCAGATCGATCATCTTCTGACGCAGGGCCGGTTGCGCAACGTGGAGATCCAGGTCATGCCTCTGGGGCGCGGCTTCCACCCCGGGCTCAACGGGCCCATGGTGCTCATCGAGACGGGAGAGCATCAGCACTTCGGCTACTTCGAATCGCAGGGCATCGGTCACGTCGTCAGCGACCGCGCGCACGTGAGTACGTTCTCTCTCCGGTATGGCAAGCTGCGCTCGATGGCCCTGAACATCAGGGAGTCGACGGCATTCATCGAGCAGCTTGCGGGAGAGCTATGA
- a CDS encoding DUF397 domain-containing protein: MNTEQHKAGSGELRWFKSSHSGSDGGDCLEVAAGAGTVHVRDSKCAQGPVLSVPSQQWTTFVGFVADAARR; encoded by the coding sequence ATGAACACCGAGCAGCACAAGGCCGGTTCCGGCGAGCTGCGCTGGTTCAAGAGCAGCCACAGCGGTTCGGACGGCGGTGACTGCCTCGAGGTCGCGGCCGGTGCGGGCACCGTGCACGTGAGGGACTCGAAGTGCGCGCAGGGGCCGGTGCTTTCGGTTCCGTCGCAGCAGTGGACGACCTTCGTCGGGTTCGTCGCGGACGCTGCCCGCCGCTGA
- a CDS encoding FadR/GntR family transcriptional regulator: MSGYARRGVHGQTVETIAHRVLSGRIGEGDTLDLGALQSELGVSLTALRESLKVLAAKGMVDARQKRGTFVRPRADWHFLDADVLRWQFESAEGPDAGAGNPLLRDLGEVRGIVEPAAVRLAAERRTDADLAALDDAIDAMTQASEVGDEAVDADLAFHRALLAASHNEMLERMEMVIATGLAFRDRLVHASGHRPQNPVPSHVAVLDAVRARDADGAEAAMRALLDQSAKDLDKIRREGDG, from the coding sequence ATGTCGGGTTACGCGCGGCGAGGGGTGCACGGCCAGACCGTCGAGACCATCGCACACCGGGTGCTGAGCGGCCGCATCGGTGAGGGCGACACGCTCGACCTGGGTGCGCTCCAGAGCGAACTCGGCGTCAGCCTCACCGCGTTGCGCGAATCGCTGAAGGTGCTCGCCGCCAAGGGCATGGTCGACGCGCGCCAGAAGCGCGGCACGTTCGTACGGCCGCGTGCCGACTGGCACTTCCTCGACGCGGACGTGCTGCGCTGGCAGTTCGAGTCGGCCGAGGGCCCGGACGCGGGCGCCGGCAACCCCCTGCTGCGTGACCTCGGCGAGGTGCGGGGCATCGTCGAACCGGCGGCCGTACGGCTCGCGGCGGAGCGCCGCACCGACGCGGACCTCGCCGCGCTGGACGACGCGATCGACGCGATGACGCAGGCCTCCGAGGTCGGCGACGAGGCGGTAGACGCGGACCTCGCCTTCCACCGCGCCCTGCTCGCGGCATCGCACAACGAGATGCTGGAGCGGATGGAGATGGTCATCGCCACGGGCCTCGCCTTCCGCGACCGGCTCGTCCACGCCTCCGGGCACCGCCCGCAGAACCCCGTGCCCAGCCATGTGGCAGTCCTCGACGCGGTACGGGCGCGCGACGCCGACGGGGCGGAGGCGGCCATGCGGGCCCTCCTCGACCAGTCGGCCAAGGACCTCGACAAGATCCGGCGCGAGGGCGACGGCTGA